One region of Rana temporaria chromosome 11, aRanTem1.1, whole genome shotgun sequence genomic DNA includes:
- the LOC120916823 gene encoding uncharacterized protein LOC120916823, with protein sequence MSLWKTLAVFCLLLALGVEYSHAGPVYARLDATVGSNVAIPCKVRTDLLYGASSVKLEWGMTPEGGGLYTLLMYEDVKNLQKDHVDCSIIIDSIRYRDSGTYEGRFIMDNVPYQPFKVVIIHVTDPTSTETADTETFKKHQTNLKTQWKTPSVASTETADTKTVRKQQRNLETQRETPSYASSETADTETVREDQSHQEPQWETPPVTSPETADTETVREDQSHQEPQWETPSVASPETADTETVREDQSHQEPQWETPPVTSPETADTETVREDQSHQEPQWETPPVTSPETADTETVREDQSHQESQWETPSVTSPETADTEMVREDQSHQEPQWETPPVTSPETADTETVREDQSHQEPQWETPPVTSPETADTETVSEDQSNVEIQRETPPVISTEEVPMMSPTMTTTTTETSTYDTGLVLIDLCVELITKTFYQLKRNGYLPLACILAGVGLLVVIVIISIVIICYCKKRRIMMEQSRDVERGITERNKTQTQLTEVCIIKEKRHTLTEEVSAMEEELSATKQKLAEVQELAVRKKEELAAREEQLAKMQEKLAETQRLAGSKEELAVREQQLAKMQEKFAETQELTVRKEEQLVVTEKQLAIREERLAVWEERLAKMQEKFAEIQELAVRKEQLTVREAQGWLSWLFSSPGEEQPQWETPPVTSTETADTEAVREDQTHLEPVREKQLAKMQEKLAETQGELSVREKLAETQGELSVREKLAETQGELSVREKLAETQGELSVREKLAETQGELSVREKLAETQGELSVREKLAETQGELSVREKLAETQGELSVREKLAETQGELSVREKLAEMQGELSVREKLAETQGELSVREKLAETQGELSETKNELAVKEKELTETKERLSGLQKMYQDTLMEIEEKVTAMEGELAVTKEQLSATKKRCGKGTRTRSSKMQEKSAQTKKKRTTSEKRTRSEQEELARGICRDERTKK encoded by the exons ATGAGCCTTTGGAAAACGCTTGCCGTTTTCTGCCTTCTTCTGGCTCTGGGTGTAGAATATTCTCACGCCGGGCCAGTGTACGCCCGTCTGGATGCTACAGTTGGCTCTAATGTAGCGATCCCGTGTAAGGTCCGCACCGATCTTCTATATGGTGCAAGCAGTGTTAAGTTGGAGTGGGGAATGACTCCGGAAGGAGGAGGTCTCTACACCCTTCTAATGTACGAAGATGTGAAAAACCTGCAGAAGGATCATGTGGATTGTTCTATTATCATCGACTCGATCCGGTATAGAGACAGCGGAACCTACGAGGGCAGATTCATCATGGACAACGTCCCGTATCAGCCATTCAAGGTGGTCATCATTCATGTGACTG ATCCCACGTCCACGGAGACCGCTGATACCGAGACATTCAAGAAGCACCAAACAAACCTGAAAACACAATGGAAGACTCCTTCAGTCGCTTCCACTGAGACCGCTGATACCAAGACGGTCAGGAAGCAACAAAGAAACCTGGAAACACAAAGGGAGACCCCTTCATACGCTTCCTCTGAGACCGCTGATACCGAGACGGTCAGGGAGGACCAAAGCCACCAAGAACCACAATGGGAGACCCCTCCAGTCACTTCCCCTGAGACCGCTGATACCGAGACGGTCAGGGAGGACCAAAGCCACCAAGAACCACAATGGGAGACCCCTTCAGTCGCTTCCCCTGAGACCGCTGATACCGAGACGGTCAGGGAGGACCAAAGCCACCAAGAACCACAATGGGAGACCCCTCCAGTCACTTCCCCTGAGACCGCTGATACCGAGACGGTCAGGGAGGACCAAAGCCACCAAGAACCACAATGGGAGACCCCTCCAGTCACTTCCCCTGAGACCGCTGATACCGAGACGGTCAGGGAGGACCAAAGCCACCAAGAATCACAATGGGAGACCCCTTCAGTCACTTCCCCTGAGACCGCTGATACCGAGATGGTCAGGGAGGACCAAAGCCACCAAGAACCACAATGGGAGACCCCTCCAGTCACTTCCCCTGAGACCGCTGATACCGAGACGGTCAGGGAGGACCAAAGCCACCAAGAACCACAATGGGAGACCCCTCCAGTCACTTCCCCTGAGACCGCTGATACCGAGACGGTCAGCGAGGACCAAAGCAATGTGGAGATACAGAGGGAGACCCCTCCAGTCATTTCCACTGAGGAGGTCCCCATGATGTCTCCAACAATGACAACGACAACAACAGAGACCAGTACTTATGATACAGGATTAGTATTAATCGATTTATGTGTGGAACTTATCACCAAGACCTTCTATCAACTGAAGAGAAATGGCTACCTTCCATTAGCATGCATCTTAGCTGGAGTCGGTCTTCTAGTAGTCATCGTCATCATTTCGATAGTTAT AATTTGTTACTGCAAGAAAAGACGCATCATGATGGAGCAAAGCAGAGATGTGGAAAGAGGAATCACTGAGAGGAACAAAACGCAAACACAGCTGACTGAAGTGTgcataataaaggaaaaaagacacACATTGACGGAAGAAGTTTCAGCGATGGAAGAAGAACTCTCAGCGACTAAACAAAAACTTGCAGAGGTGCAAGAACTCGCAGTgaggaaaaaagaagaacttgCAGCGAGGGAAGAACAACTTGCAAAGATGCAAGAAAAACTTGCAGAGACGCAAAGACTCGCAGGGAGCAAAGAAGAACTCGCAGTTAGGGAACAACAACTTGCAAAGATGCAAGAAAAATTTGCAGAGACGCAAGAACTGACAGTGAGGAAAGAAGAACAACTCGTGGTTACGGAAAAACAACTCGCAATTAGGGAAGAACGACTCGCAGTGTGGGAAGAACGACTTGCAAAGATGCAAGAAAAATTTGCAGAGATACAAGAACTTGCAGTGAGGAAAGAACAACTCACAGTTAGGGAAGCACAGGGCTGGCTGTCCTGGCTTTTCAGCAGCCCTGGGGAAGAACAACCACAATGGGAGACCCCTCCAGTCACTTCCACTGAGACCGCTGATACCGAGgcggtcagggaggaccaaaCCCACCTGGAACCAGTGAGGGAAAAACAACTTGCAAAGATGCAAGAAAAACTTGCAGAGACGCAAGGAGAACTGTCAGTGAGGGAAAAACTTGCAGAGACGCAAGGAGAACTGTCAGTGAGGGAAAAACTTGCAGAGACACAAGGAGAACTGTCAGTGAGGGAAAAACTTGCAGAGACGCAAGGAGAACTGTCAGTGAGGGAAAAACTTGCAGAGACACAAGGAGAACTGTCAGTGAGGGAAAAACTTGCAGAGACGCAAGGAGAACTGTCAGTGAGGGAAAAACTTGCAGAGACACAAGGAGAACTGTCAGTGAGGGAAAAACTTGCAGAGACGCAAGGAGAACTGTCAGTGAGGGAAAAACTTGCAGAGACACAAGGAGAACTGTCAGTGAGGGAAAAACTTGCAGAGATGCAAGGAGAACTGTCAGTGAGGGAAAAACTTGCAGAGACACAAGGAGAACTGTCAGTGAGGGAAAAACTTGCAGAGACGCAAGGAGAACTGTCAGAAACTAAAAATGAACTGGCAGTGAAGGAAAAAGAACTTACAGAGACAAAAGAAAGATTGTCAGGCCTACAAAAAATGTATCAAGACACACTCATGGAGATAGAAGAAAAAGTCACAGCCATGGAAGGAGAACTCGCAGTGACGAAAGAACAACTATCAGCGA